In Silene latifolia isolate original U9 population chromosome 3, ASM4854445v1, whole genome shotgun sequence, a single window of DNA contains:
- the LOC141648117 gene encoding putative disease resistance protein RGA1 isoform X2, with protein MLGYESKLDELAVTVSTIKSVLLDAESKHQELSNEGRNYIDRLKEAVYDVDDLLDEFNTVVQREKMKKGGKVFKKVRQFFSQSNYFLVAFNMSREIKKLMNKLDKIAKDHGQFGLSDVHVPLKRRNATFSYTSDNYIIGRESDKESIVTMLLGDSDSMNDVGCDISFVSIIGVGGLGKTALAQFVYNDCRIEETFEYRSWVCVSEDFSLENIFRQMLGKNGSQIEELQRDFRKLIEGKKYLLVLDDVWSENRDEWDKLKVFLDLGRKGSRILVTSRSRKVARVLEDHLMYELKGLSEDDSWDLFKKFAFRKGQEPMNNDDHLFDISKEIFKKCANVPLALRVVGSMLYEQDESKWLSLETANLANIGQGEEGIIPILKFSYYELSSALKSCFSYCALFPKDHVIEKEKLIRLWLVHGCLDQPDDCRNEEDIGEEYFCTLVNRCFLQDVIMDEYGEIICCKMHDLIHDLAQEVAGHETAMLDSRAAKLDRRCRHLSLMRDGFTHFGGCRWSEMKKLRTFLHFTDWGVLNPIKSDVTAICSHFKRLRVLDLSYSDLITLPDEVGNLSHLRYLDLSVNSKLSILPNSITKLYNLQVLNLNNTSARKLPWNMKKLVNLRHLLLPYGLGMPKGMDSLTCLRTLNTFTVENETSKQVNICKLRDLKALVNLRGELAIIFQSHSSCDVANYRDVELIRALQLKKLCIHSEGQGSTSIPETLLGSLQPHNKLKGITITRLEILPSMSQLRHLKCLVLEYMLNVEFMEGSVIAGPSHDELIFFPSLEKLTLIGFPKLKGWWKEEISRVTGEVGSSSMAVPSFPSLLELILIDCPSLATFPSCPKLFDLDLYKCHRTLTTFENKALSGHPTTGDSSSLSSSFPLLYLARVTMKDIGMLDSLFGESLGVIHIQYFEGESLSTFMEKCVEPTSSIESLQISECPNLMSLSGVAKHFTSLQNLYILGCKNLELENNEEATMTTLKSLLLCSLPKLVNLPVEFQYLTTLQCMWINYCENLESLPEWINCLTSLQTLVIHRCHKLKSLPEAISRMPALQALYISDCDNLKRRCRQPDGEDWPNVRHIPRLYFSK; from the exons ATGCTTGGGTATGAGTCTAAACTTGATGAGCTTGCTGTCACCGTCTCTACTATCAAATCGGTTCTTCTTGATGCAGAGTCTAAGCATCAAGAGCTCTCCAATGAAGGTCGCAATTATATTGACAGGCTCAAGGAAGCTGTCTATGATGTCGACGATTTGCTCGATGAGTTCAACACAGTGGTACAACgagagaaaatgaagaaaggTGGTAAGGTATTCAAAAAGGTTCGTCAGTTCTTCTCTCAGTCTAATTACTTCCTTGTTGCATTTAATATGTCGCGTGAGATTAAAAAGCTTATGAACAAGTTGGATAAAATTGCCAAAGATCATGGACAATTTGGATTAAGTGATGTTCATGTACCTCTTAAGAGAAGAAATGCAACCTTTTCTTATACAAGTGATAACTATATAATTGGTAGAGAGTCTGATAAAGAATCTATTGTTACTATGTTACTTGGAGATTCGGATTCTATGAATGATGTTGGTTGTGATATTTCTTTTGTCTCTATTATTGGGGTTGGAGGGTTGGGGAAAACCGCACTTGCTCAATTTGTGTATAACGATTGTAGAATTGAAGAGACATTTGAATATAGGTCTTGGGTTTGTGTATCTGAGGATTTTAGCTTGGAGAACATATTTCGTCAGATGCTTGGAAAGAATGGGTCTCAAATAGAAGAGTTACAAAGAGATTTTCGAAAATTAATTGAGGGGAAAAAATACTTGCTTGTTTTAGATGATGTATGGAGTGAAAACCGTGATGAATGGGATAAATTAAAAGTTTTTTTGGACCTAGGTAGGAAAGGAAGCAGAATTTTGGTAACTAGTCGCTCAAGAAAAGTGGCGAGAGTCTTAGAAGACCATCTAATGTATGAGTTAAAGGGCCTCTCAGAGGATGATTCTTGGGACTTGTTTAAGAAATTTGCATTTAGAAAAGGGCAAGAACCTATGAATAATGACGATCATCTCTTTGACATTAGCAAGGAAATTTTCAAGAAATGCGCTAATGTCCCTCTAGCCTTAAGGGTAGTAGGTAGTATGTTATATGAGCAGGACGAAAGTAAATGGTTATCATTAGAAACTGCTAATTTAGCAAACATAGGACAAGGTGAAGAAGGCATAATACCAATATTGAAGTTTAGTTATTATGAACTTAGCTCTGCTTTAAAGAGTTGTTTTAGCTATTGTGCTCTTTTTCCCAAGGACCATGTGatagagaaagaaaaattaattaggttGTGGTTGGTACATGGGTGTCTTGATCAACCAGATGATTGTCGAAATGAAGAAGACATAGGTGAAGAGTATTTTTGTACTTTAGTGAACAGATGTTTTTTACAAGATGTTATAATGGACGAGTATGGTGAAATCATATGTTGCAAGATGCATGATTTGATCCATGATCTTGCGCAAGAAGTTGCCGGTCACGAGACAGCTATGTTGGATTCTCGTGCAGCCAAATTAGATAGGAGATGTCGTCATCTTTCACTGATGCGCGATGGATTTACACACTTTGGTGGTTGCCGATGGAGTGAGATGAAGAAATTGCGTACATTTCTTCACTTCACTGATTGGGGTGTTCTGAATCCTATCAAGTCAGATGTGACTGCAATTTGTTCCCATTTTAAGAGATTGAGGGTGTTGGACTTGTCCTACTCTGATTTAATTACTTTGCCAGATGAAGTGGGTAACCTATCACATTTACGGTATCTTGATCTTTCCGTGAATAGCAAATTAAGTATTCTGCCTAACTCAATCACCAAACTATACAACTTACAAGTGCTAAATTTAAATAATACGAGCGCAAGAAAGCTTCCTTGGAATATGAAAAAACTTGTTAATCTCAGGCACCTCCTCCTTCCATATGGTCTCGGGATGCCAAAAGGTATGGATAGTTTGACATGTCTTCGTACATTAAATACATTTACAGTGGAAAACGAAACTTCTAAACAAGTTAATATATGCAAGCTAAGAGATCTCAAAGCCCTTGTGAACCTTAGAGGTGAACTTGCAATCATATTTCAGAGTCATTCTAGTTGTGATGTGGCAAACTACCGGGACGTAGAGTTGATAAGGGCATTGCAGCTAAAGAAGTTGTGCATACATTCTGAGGGGCAAGGAAGTACGAGTATTCCAGAGACATTATTGGGAAGCCTCCAACCTCATAATAAACTCAAGGGAATTACAATTACGAG ATTGGAAATTCTCCCTTCAATGAGTCAACTTCGCCATCTCAAATGTCTTGTACTCGAGTATATGCTCAATGTGGAGTTTATGGAGGGTAGCGTAATCGCGGGTCCTTCACATGATGAATTAATATTCTTTCCATCTTTGGAGAAGCTTACACTGATTGGATTTCCAAAGTTGAAGGGATGGTGGAAAGAAGAGATAAGTAGGGTGACAGGGGAAGTGGGTTCCTCTTCCATGGCAGTCCCATCATTTCCGTCTTTGCTTGAGTTGATTTTGATAGATTGTCCAAGCTTGGCAACTTTTCCTTCTTGTCCAAAACTATTTGATCTAGATTTGTATAAATGTCACAGAACACTGACCACCTTTGAGAACAAAGCACTTTCAGGTCATCCCACAACAGGCGACTCATCCAGCTTGTCTTCTAGTTTCCCCTTGTTATACTTGGCAAGAGTGACAATGAAGGACATTGGAATGCTTGATAGCTTATTTGGTGAGTCTCTGGGAGTTATTCATATTCAATATTTTGAGGGGGAGAGTTTATCGACTTTTATGGAAAAATGTGTAGAGCCCACTTCTTCTATTGAATCGCTGCAAATAAGCGAGTGCCCAAATCTAATGAGTTTGTCAGGAGTTGCAAAGCACTTTACTAGCCTTCAGAACTTGTACATTTTGGGTTGTAAAAACTTGGAGTTggaaaacaatgaagaagcaacaATGACGACATTGAAATCGCTTCTATTATGCTCTCTTCCCAAGTTGGTAAATCTGCCAGTAGAGTTTCAGTATTTGACTACCCTTCAATGTATGTGGATAAACTACTGCGAAAACTTGGAATCTCTGCCAGAATGGATCAACTGCCTCACGTCTCTGCAAACACTAGTGATCCACAGGTGCCACAAACTGAAATCATTGCCTGAAGCAATCTCCCGCATGCCCGCTCTGCAAGCTCTTTACATAAGTGACTGTGATAACCTTAAGAGAAGATGCAGACAACCAGATGGCGAAGACTGGCCCAATGTACGCCACATCCCTCGTTTATATTTTAGTAAGTAA
- the LOC141648117 gene encoding putative disease resistance protein RGA1 isoform X1, with protein MLGYESKLDELAVTVSTIKSVLLDAESKHQELSNEGRNYIDRLKEAVYDVDDLLDEFNTVVQREKMKKGGKVFKKVRQFFSQSNYFLVAFNMSREIKKLMNKLDKIAKDHGQFGLSDVHVPLKRRNATFSYTSDNYIIGRESDKESIVTMLLGDSDSMNDVGCDISFVSIIGVGGLGKTALAQFVYNDCRIEETFEYRSWVCVSEDFSLENIFRQMLGKNGSQIEELQRDFRKLIEGKKYLLVLDDVWSENRDEWDKLKVFLDLGRKGSRILVTSRSRKVARVLEDHLMYELKGLSEDDSWDLFKKFAFRKGQEPMNNDDHLFDISKEIFKKCANVPLALRVVGSMLYEQDESKWLSLETANLANIGQGEEGIIPILKFSYYELSSALKSCFSYCALFPKDHVIEKEKLIRLWLVHGCLDQPDDCRNEEDIGEEYFCTLVNRCFLQDVIMDEYGEIICCKMHDLIHDLAQEVAGHETAMLDSRAAKLDRRCRHLSLMRDGFTHFGGCRWSEMKKLRTFLHFTDWGVLNPIKSDVTAICSHFKRLRVLDLSYSDLITLPDEVGNLSHLRYLDLSVNSKLSILPNSITKLYNLQVLNLNNTSARKLPWNMKKLVNLRHLLLPYGLGMPKGMDSLTCLRTLNTFTVENETSKQVNICKLRDLKALVNLRGELAIIFQSHSSCDVANYRDVELIRALQLKKLCIHSEGQGSTSIPETLLGSLQPHNKLKGITITRYNELRLPTWVQSLTTSLPNLVEIQLMSFDRLEILPSMSQLRHLKCLVLEYMLNVEFMEGSVIAGPSHDELIFFPSLEKLTLIGFPKLKGWWKEEISRVTGEVGSSSMAVPSFPSLLELILIDCPSLATFPSCPKLFDLDLYKCHRTLTTFENKALSGHPTTGDSSSLSSSFPLLYLARVTMKDIGMLDSLFGESLGVIHIQYFEGESLSTFMEKCVEPTSSIESLQISECPNLMSLSGVAKHFTSLQNLYILGCKNLELENNEEATMTTLKSLLLCSLPKLVNLPVEFQYLTTLQCMWINYCENLESLPEWINCLTSLQTLVIHRCHKLKSLPEAISRMPALQALYISDCDNLKRRCRQPDGEDWPNVRHIPRLYFSK; from the coding sequence ATGCTTGGGTATGAGTCTAAACTTGATGAGCTTGCTGTCACCGTCTCTACTATCAAATCGGTTCTTCTTGATGCAGAGTCTAAGCATCAAGAGCTCTCCAATGAAGGTCGCAATTATATTGACAGGCTCAAGGAAGCTGTCTATGATGTCGACGATTTGCTCGATGAGTTCAACACAGTGGTACAACgagagaaaatgaagaaaggTGGTAAGGTATTCAAAAAGGTTCGTCAGTTCTTCTCTCAGTCTAATTACTTCCTTGTTGCATTTAATATGTCGCGTGAGATTAAAAAGCTTATGAACAAGTTGGATAAAATTGCCAAAGATCATGGACAATTTGGATTAAGTGATGTTCATGTACCTCTTAAGAGAAGAAATGCAACCTTTTCTTATACAAGTGATAACTATATAATTGGTAGAGAGTCTGATAAAGAATCTATTGTTACTATGTTACTTGGAGATTCGGATTCTATGAATGATGTTGGTTGTGATATTTCTTTTGTCTCTATTATTGGGGTTGGAGGGTTGGGGAAAACCGCACTTGCTCAATTTGTGTATAACGATTGTAGAATTGAAGAGACATTTGAATATAGGTCTTGGGTTTGTGTATCTGAGGATTTTAGCTTGGAGAACATATTTCGTCAGATGCTTGGAAAGAATGGGTCTCAAATAGAAGAGTTACAAAGAGATTTTCGAAAATTAATTGAGGGGAAAAAATACTTGCTTGTTTTAGATGATGTATGGAGTGAAAACCGTGATGAATGGGATAAATTAAAAGTTTTTTTGGACCTAGGTAGGAAAGGAAGCAGAATTTTGGTAACTAGTCGCTCAAGAAAAGTGGCGAGAGTCTTAGAAGACCATCTAATGTATGAGTTAAAGGGCCTCTCAGAGGATGATTCTTGGGACTTGTTTAAGAAATTTGCATTTAGAAAAGGGCAAGAACCTATGAATAATGACGATCATCTCTTTGACATTAGCAAGGAAATTTTCAAGAAATGCGCTAATGTCCCTCTAGCCTTAAGGGTAGTAGGTAGTATGTTATATGAGCAGGACGAAAGTAAATGGTTATCATTAGAAACTGCTAATTTAGCAAACATAGGACAAGGTGAAGAAGGCATAATACCAATATTGAAGTTTAGTTATTATGAACTTAGCTCTGCTTTAAAGAGTTGTTTTAGCTATTGTGCTCTTTTTCCCAAGGACCATGTGatagagaaagaaaaattaattaggttGTGGTTGGTACATGGGTGTCTTGATCAACCAGATGATTGTCGAAATGAAGAAGACATAGGTGAAGAGTATTTTTGTACTTTAGTGAACAGATGTTTTTTACAAGATGTTATAATGGACGAGTATGGTGAAATCATATGTTGCAAGATGCATGATTTGATCCATGATCTTGCGCAAGAAGTTGCCGGTCACGAGACAGCTATGTTGGATTCTCGTGCAGCCAAATTAGATAGGAGATGTCGTCATCTTTCACTGATGCGCGATGGATTTACACACTTTGGTGGTTGCCGATGGAGTGAGATGAAGAAATTGCGTACATTTCTTCACTTCACTGATTGGGGTGTTCTGAATCCTATCAAGTCAGATGTGACTGCAATTTGTTCCCATTTTAAGAGATTGAGGGTGTTGGACTTGTCCTACTCTGATTTAATTACTTTGCCAGATGAAGTGGGTAACCTATCACATTTACGGTATCTTGATCTTTCCGTGAATAGCAAATTAAGTATTCTGCCTAACTCAATCACCAAACTATACAACTTACAAGTGCTAAATTTAAATAATACGAGCGCAAGAAAGCTTCCTTGGAATATGAAAAAACTTGTTAATCTCAGGCACCTCCTCCTTCCATATGGTCTCGGGATGCCAAAAGGTATGGATAGTTTGACATGTCTTCGTACATTAAATACATTTACAGTGGAAAACGAAACTTCTAAACAAGTTAATATATGCAAGCTAAGAGATCTCAAAGCCCTTGTGAACCTTAGAGGTGAACTTGCAATCATATTTCAGAGTCATTCTAGTTGTGATGTGGCAAACTACCGGGACGTAGAGTTGATAAGGGCATTGCAGCTAAAGAAGTTGTGCATACATTCTGAGGGGCAAGGAAGTACGAGTATTCCAGAGACATTATTGGGAAGCCTCCAACCTCATAATAAACTCAAGGGAATTACAATTACGAGGTACAATGAGCTGAGATTACCCACTTGGGTGCAGTCATTGACGACTTCACTTCCAAACCTTGTTGAAATCCAACTTATGTCTTTTGATAGATTGGAAATTCTCCCTTCAATGAGTCAACTTCGCCATCTCAAATGTCTTGTACTCGAGTATATGCTCAATGTGGAGTTTATGGAGGGTAGCGTAATCGCGGGTCCTTCACATGATGAATTAATATTCTTTCCATCTTTGGAGAAGCTTACACTGATTGGATTTCCAAAGTTGAAGGGATGGTGGAAAGAAGAGATAAGTAGGGTGACAGGGGAAGTGGGTTCCTCTTCCATGGCAGTCCCATCATTTCCGTCTTTGCTTGAGTTGATTTTGATAGATTGTCCAAGCTTGGCAACTTTTCCTTCTTGTCCAAAACTATTTGATCTAGATTTGTATAAATGTCACAGAACACTGACCACCTTTGAGAACAAAGCACTTTCAGGTCATCCCACAACAGGCGACTCATCCAGCTTGTCTTCTAGTTTCCCCTTGTTATACTTGGCAAGAGTGACAATGAAGGACATTGGAATGCTTGATAGCTTATTTGGTGAGTCTCTGGGAGTTATTCATATTCAATATTTTGAGGGGGAGAGTTTATCGACTTTTATGGAAAAATGTGTAGAGCCCACTTCTTCTATTGAATCGCTGCAAATAAGCGAGTGCCCAAATCTAATGAGTTTGTCAGGAGTTGCAAAGCACTTTACTAGCCTTCAGAACTTGTACATTTTGGGTTGTAAAAACTTGGAGTTggaaaacaatgaagaagcaacaATGACGACATTGAAATCGCTTCTATTATGCTCTCTTCCCAAGTTGGTAAATCTGCCAGTAGAGTTTCAGTATTTGACTACCCTTCAATGTATGTGGATAAACTACTGCGAAAACTTGGAATCTCTGCCAGAATGGATCAACTGCCTCACGTCTCTGCAAACACTAGTGATCCACAGGTGCCACAAACTGAAATCATTGCCTGAAGCAATCTCCCGCATGCCCGCTCTGCAAGCTCTTTACATAAGTGACTGTGATAACCTTAAGAGAAGATGCAGACAACCAGATGGCGAAGACTGGCCCAATGTACGCCACATCCCTCGTTTATATTTTAGTAAGTAA